In the Lytechinus variegatus isolate NC3 chromosome 17, Lvar_3.0, whole genome shotgun sequence genome, gtgtgtgtgtttgatcTGTGACCTGATGACATTGATGTCATTCCttttattcctttatttatttattattatttctttaagaGTTTCTATGAACTTATTAGAAGCGTGGTCTTGAATTCacctcatgaaaaaaaatggatgagaCTGTTTTGCGCAGAATGTTTGGCGATTCATTAGCCCAGagacccgtcttacaaagagttaagattgatccaatcagtcgtaattctagggaaatccatcagtgtcatatttttctacaggaaatttgcaaaatgtcctttttaaacaaaggagatcacaccaaattgttaagaaatcaatgaatttatggatatacatttttatcgagattttttaaaaaattaagatGCATTTTGTATGTTGACTTTCTTGCTTTCCATTTTTGCCATTGATTAAATCAagtgcaactctttgtaagattggGCCCAAGTgtactttaaaaaattgattaGGAATGtgccccatcccccccccccctcttaaagGGGAGTTGACcctgatgaaaattatttgaaaatattggggaaagttttgataaaaatccatcaacgattaagaaagttattcaACTACAAAGATGAGCATTTGGCAGTAATAAGGGGACCTGAATGAATTCTGCTCATTTTTACATCATGGGCGCATACCTGGGACTGGGGACCGTACCTCTCCCCCTAATACAAAGACACACACATATGAGTATGCAGCCTGGCTGATCGGTCttaaaaaaacgtaaaaaagaTAACAACTAATATTGcgcaaagtataaaaatgagctTAATAGTGGGCTGATATCTAATAACAAGGTATGCAATTGCTACATGTAGAACAGAAGCACACTCACAGACCTAGTAGGCCGATGTGTGAAGATGTGTTTTTTCGAGACCCTACTGCCACTTACCACCCAAGTAACCACCAAGGAACATCCCAAGTCCAGAGATTAACTTTTCTGCTGCAAATGCGACGTCGAATTGATCCGGAGAGGCTCTATCCCTGATAACAAGGGTCCCAACCACTCCCCTTCCTCCGATCGACATTGCAGATACGCATGAAGTTACTAGCATCACATAGTAGTTGGCGAAATACACGTCAACGAGAAGAGCAACAATGTTCAGGGTGGTAGTGACGATGTAGACATCGACAGAGGTGAACCAGTTGTTCGTGAGGACACCTACAATGACTCTGCTGAAGGTGTTTCCTAATGCTGCTGCGAAAGTAAGTATGAGCGTATTCTGGACAGAGACTCCTCTTCGAAGGATATGTGGCACGAGAAAGGAATGCCATCCGCAGTGGATCATATAGTAGGTAAAAGATACCCCGAATACCACATTGAAGATGGGATCCGTGTAAAAATCAGATTGACGGAAGCCGTTTGCAATCTTACGGAAGACACCAAACTCGCTTTGGTCGAAGTTTCCTCCTTTGAAAAGAAGTAAtataaggagaaaataaaaatcataaatattatcGATGCCTCTGCGATAACAATATCAAGCTGGGTAATAAAATAAGAAGATacattacaaaaatatcaaGTGCAGTATTATTTGATGGACGAACTCGGATTTGTTTTCCAGAATATGGTATTTTAAACTTTGCATACATTTAGATGTAGATAAATACCATATGGATTAGTTGACGTCCCCCAAAatagttatacagtgcgtccccccaaaaaaaagaaatactatACAcctttgaaatggctgccaaataaaatgtagcactttgggggaaaagacttaaGATATGGAAAGCAAATAAAGTCATCTTTTAATGACatcaaaaagttggaaaactattcatgcttgagcgtgCACTGCCAAcggaaacaaagggtatgaaccTTAGGGTGGACCGGATTTAGGCTTCCAAATCTCAGGGTTTTTTtctttggaacttgcaaagttgagggtAATTTGGTGAATTAAAGAGCAGTTGTGctcagtttgttgtttgtgaaaattcaaTGCgttatgaaattgaaatttaatgcatgagtgatcatgaattgcaatttttagtgcagcattttgtctttatcatgtgaatctcaacaatgtgttcatgacagtcaggagaagagggggtaatatgacttaggtaaGTGAAGTACGTTGACGagataaaggtcaacagaacatttagccacccatctcaccccccccccccgcttctctCCTTAGAGTTTAACCTAGCtcggctgggcaggaattagccttacagtttttttttactggttggTCCTTTGGAACTTCCTAAGCTTAGTTAATGAGTGAGATAAGCTAATTTCAtgagttactaaattgaaatttaatgcatgaatgAACAGGAGTTGGTCCTTTGGAACTTCCTAAGCTTAGTTAATGAGTGAGATAAGCTAATTTCAtgagttactaaattgaaatttaatgcatgaatgaacaggaattgtaattttagtgtagcatattcatcttgtggacctcaGAAGTGTTTTCGTGAGAGTCAGAGCAATGTGAaggtacctgttacaagcaagagatatgctaagacttggtaaaaagggcattcctcttctttttgtccttttacaaaaGAAGTCACATATACCCTCCCCTCTCCACCTTTtttcccagccccccccccctctctgtgTCACTTCCTCGATTGTAGCATATTCAATCTTAACTGCCAAATGACCGGTGGCTGATTATcagtttttttattgaatgattaccaagaaatttaatgattatgatgattaattgaaaaaaaaattaatgtttaattgatcacattgcacattgaatgagttgatttagtaataaattgttgattaaacgattgataggaaaaagtttatgccccaattcagaatttaatcattaaatcaacattctgctctgtcagtctctcaacaggaggggaagggaaaagagggagggggcgggactgaatgttctgttgacccttattccatcaacctatTTATCCCACTTAAgtcctatctcaccccctattctcccgactcccatgaacacatttcTAAGATCCACATGATTTTTCtaatcaaattaataatttataaGAAAAATTACTTAAGCAACCAAAACTGGTTACAGTTGATCATTAATTcatcacaacgcccttaactttgcaagttcgaaaggatttgcctctcaaaaactgacacaaattggaaggctaattccagcccaccctaatttcataccctttgtttcagtgggcagtgctagctcaagcatgaatagttttccaactgtTTGGAGCagtttgaaagttgactttattggttTTCCATATATTTAAGTCTTTCCCCCCAAcgttcttcattttttatttggcagcaatttcaaaagtgtatagtttttttgggacgcactgtataagtaATTGATAATACCTTTGCTCATAGTAAAATGGTCAAACGTGAGAGCCATTTACATCTCATTTCCTAAATTCGCTCTGGAAGTGATCTTAGGTCATTGTATTAATATTGCCTCATGATGAGATGATCGTTTCATCTGTAAGCACCTGGTATCAATATAGCATTGGTAGAAAATTGATTCTATGAGTGTAATTTCTTTTTCCGAAATGACAGTCCTGTATTACTGCCAATATAATTGCTTTTAATTTATGATCTAGAAATTGCCATGTGGAAATCACCGTTTGGGTTTACCTTTTGCACTTTGGCATCGTATCACTTGCTCCTCTTTTCCTTCGCTATCTGTCGTAGATGGCCCTGAGGCTGTGGATAAGTGGACTTCACGTTTCTGCGTGCTGTTCCCGTCGAGATCTACCTTCATGCCAACAGCACATGGGATGATGTGTGCTATCAGCGCGCCTATTACGAGCAGCCCACCTCTCCAGCCGTAAGGGGCACGCAGTGATTCAGCGAGCAGTGGTAGTAGCACCATTCCGAAACCGTATCCAGAAAAACCAAGGCTGAAATATAGGTTGTAATTTTCCCCAGCTACACGATGCAATGTCATGACACAGCTTGCCTTCAAAATACCTATTCCTATTCCTGTTTGAAAGTGAAAGTAGAATAATAagttgaaaattgattgaatattttcaagaaaa is a window encoding:
- the LOC121430466 gene encoding monocarboxylate transporter 14-like encodes the protein MGTCCELLSSPSLPVVVCIFLYSSTHIGIMKVIGIYIKDINIDLRTTPTDIGVALGLLNTFSFITAPVGIALFRCHSIRRPLVISGACLPAVGVAMASMATSNGQVAICLSVTGIGIGILKASCVMTLHRVAGENYNLYFSLGFSGYGFGMVLLPLLAESLRAPYGWRGGLLVIGALIAHIIPCAVGMKVDLDGNSTQKREVHLSTASGPSTTDSEGKEEQVIRCQSAKGGNFDQSEFGVFRKIANGFRQSDFYTDPIFNVVFGVSFTYYMIHCGWHSFLVPHILRRGVSVQNTLILTFAAALGNTFSRVIVGVLTNNWFTSVDVYIVTTTLNIVALLVDVYFANYYVMLVTSCVSAMSIGGRGVVGTLVIRDRASPDQFDVAFAAEKLISGLGMFLGGYLGGVLADHFASYNATFKMLPAIEGVNFILIMILRCNPKRSTNSE